Proteins found in one Kangiella sediminilitoris genomic segment:
- the cmk gene encoding (d)CMP kinase, giving the protein MSEASKVPVITVDGPSGSGKGTISQILATKLGYHLLDSGALYRLTALSVIKHDIDVSDEEAVAKEALELDVVFKPSSHGEQMVLLDGQDVGVQLRLDETSAMASKVAAIPQVREALLTRQRQFRQLPGLVADGRDMGTVVFPDAEHKVFLTASPEIRAERRHKQLIEKGVNANIRHLLKSIIDRDERDRTRTVAPLVPAEGAFVVDSSNLSIDEVVQQILDFIGFSEA; this is encoded by the coding sequence TTGAGTGAAGCATCGAAAGTGCCAGTGATTACCGTCGATGGTCCAAGTGGTTCAGGCAAGGGGACGATTAGTCAAATTCTTGCAACAAAACTAGGCTATCATTTGCTCGACAGTGGCGCTTTGTATCGTCTGACAGCCTTGTCTGTTATTAAGCATGATATTGATGTCAGTGACGAGGAGGCGGTAGCCAAAGAAGCTCTTGAGCTGGATGTTGTATTTAAACCCTCATCCCATGGCGAGCAAATGGTACTGTTGGATGGGCAGGATGTAGGTGTTCAGCTCCGTCTGGATGAGACCAGTGCGATGGCCTCTAAGGTAGCTGCGATCCCACAGGTTCGTGAGGCTTTATTGACAAGACAACGGCAGTTTAGGCAATTGCCGGGACTGGTAGCCGATGGGCGTGATATGGGCACGGTGGTATTTCCCGATGCCGAACATAAGGTGTTTTTGACTGCAAGCCCCGAAATACGGGCAGAAAGACGCCATAAACAGTTGATCGAAAAGGGCGTAAATGCTAATATTCGGCACCTTCTAAAAAGCATCATCGATAGAGATGAGCGTGATCGCACTCGCACTGTGGCCCCTTTGGTGCCAGCAGAGGGTGCTTTTGTTGTAGATAGCTCTAATTTGTCTATCGATGAAGTGGTTCAGCAAATTCTTGATTTTATAGGGTTTTCTGAAGCTTGA
- a CDS encoding pyridoxal phosphate-dependent aminotransferase: MTIELSKRVQLIKPSPTLAVAAKAKELKDQGRDVVGLGTGEPDFDTPDHIKKAAINAIQNGATKYTAVDGTPELKDAVINKFKRDNGLTYTPNQILVSSGGKQSFYNLCQALLNPGDEVIIPAPYWVSYPDMALLAEAKPVIIETSIEQHLKITPDQLKKAITNKTRLFVINGPSNPTGVAYSKSELKAIGDVLKEYPDIIIATDDMYEHILWAEEPFANILNACPELYDRTIVLNGVSKAYAMTGWRIGYAGGPADLITAMKKVQSQSTSNPAAPSQAAATEALNGDQSCITPMLEAFKKRHDYLVEALNAIDGIKCLPSDGTFYAFPNVEGLIDKLGCESDLDLAELLLEKVDLALVPGSAFGSPGHMRLSYAASMETLEKAIERLKKIAN; encoded by the coding sequence GTGACTATTGAACTATCTAAAAGAGTACAGCTTATTAAGCCATCTCCAACTTTAGCTGTCGCAGCAAAAGCAAAAGAATTAAAGGACCAGGGTCGTGATGTCGTTGGTTTGGGAACTGGCGAGCCAGATTTTGACACGCCAGACCACATCAAAAAAGCTGCCATAAACGCAATACAGAATGGCGCAACAAAATATACGGCGGTCGACGGGACCCCCGAATTAAAAGATGCTGTAATAAACAAGTTTAAAAGGGATAACGGTTTAACCTATACACCAAATCAGATTCTGGTATCTTCAGGCGGCAAGCAGAGTTTTTACAACTTGTGCCAGGCGCTCCTCAACCCCGGTGATGAAGTTATCATCCCTGCTCCGTACTGGGTTTCATATCCAGATATGGCGTTATTGGCAGAAGCTAAGCCAGTAATAATTGAAACGAGCATAGAGCAGCACCTTAAGATTACGCCTGATCAGCTCAAAAAGGCAATCACTAACAAAACACGGCTGTTTGTTATTAACGGTCCGAGTAACCCTACTGGCGTTGCCTACTCAAAAAGTGAGCTCAAAGCTATAGGAGATGTTTTAAAGGAATATCCAGACATTATTATCGCTACCGATGATATGTACGAGCATATTTTATGGGCTGAAGAACCTTTCGCTAATATCCTGAATGCCTGCCCAGAGCTTTATGACAGAACAATTGTGCTTAACGGTGTTTCAAAAGCCTACGCTATGACTGGATGGCGTATAGGTTATGCTGGCGGTCCAGCGGACTTGATAACGGCAATGAAAAAGGTTCAGTCACAAAGCACCTCAAACCCTGCAGCCCCAAGCCAGGCTGCTGCAACGGAAGCTCTCAACGGGGACCAAAGTTGTATAACACCTATGCTGGAAGCATTTAAAAAACGTCATGACTATCTAGTAGAGGCTCTTAATGCTATAGATGGCATTAAGTGTTTACCAAGCGATGGTACCTTCTATGCTTTTCCGAACGTAGAAGGCCTAATTGATAAACTTGGGTGTGAGTCTGATCTTGACCTCGCAGAATTACTTCTAGAAAAAGTAGACTTAGCATTGGTACCTGGCTCGGCATTTGGTTCTCCAGGTCACATGCGACTATCTTATGCGGCCAGTATGGAAACTCTTGAAAAAGCTATTGAAAGACTTAAAAAAATAGCAAATTAA
- a CDS encoding LapA family protein encodes MRKIFAIILFVAVLIISTVFALNNDQITDINFLFGNTELPLSLIVFWAGLCGLLLGILGMSFAVYKYRHKNARLKKQLLKSQKELEYLRQQSIAGKDPF; translated from the coding sequence TTGCGAAAAATTTTTGCTATTATTTTGTTTGTCGCAGTGCTGATCATCAGTACTGTTTTTGCTCTGAATAATGATCAAATCACAGATATTAATTTCCTATTTGGTAATACAGAGTTACCTCTATCTCTTATTGTTTTCTGGGCAGGGTTGTGTGGTTTGTTGCTGGGCATTTTAGGTATGTCTTTTGCGGTATATAAATATCGCCATAAAAATGCTCGCCTAAAAAAGCAACTTTTGAAATCCCAGAAAGAATTGGAATATCTACGCCAACAGTCAATAGCTGGGAAGGATCCTTTTTAA
- a CDS encoding helix-turn-helix domain-containing protein, with the protein MSEIIDQLKQLMNNFGETDYSMQRKSNISQSTIYRILERKTTDPGVHKIDSLARALGFRLSLIPINESTNQIDYSSEVDTLKRIITLVESLANARGIELTPEEKAEMILSNYQANSSKEELGMRIVNLK; encoded by the coding sequence ATGAGCGAAATCATTGATCAACTCAAGCAACTGATGAATAACTTTGGTGAAACCGATTATTCAATGCAGCGTAAATCCAATATCAGTCAGTCTACGATTTATCGTATTCTTGAACGAAAGACGACTGATCCGGGTGTTCACAAAATAGATAGTCTAGCTAGAGCTCTAGGTTTCAGGCTTTCTCTGATACCAATAAATGAATCTACCAACCAGATTGATTACTCTTCAGAGGTAGATACACTTAAAAGGATTATTACGCTGGTCGAGTCACTTGCCAACGCTAGAGGTATTGAGCTAACTCCTGAGGAAAAAGCAGAAATGATCCTATCGAACTACCAGGCAAATAGCTCGAAAGAAGAACTAGGAATGAGGATCGTAAATTTAAAGTAA
- a CDS encoding integration host factor subunit beta: protein MTKSQLIECLVDKNPQLSVRDVELVVKSLLDQMSETLSDGGRIEIRGFGSFSLHYRAPRVGRNPKTGESVSLQGKHVPHFKPGKELRERVDAGKDQPIKP, encoded by the coding sequence ATGACAAAATCACAACTGATTGAGTGTCTAGTTGATAAAAATCCTCAGCTATCTGTTCGTGATGTAGAACTGGTGGTAAAGTCTTTACTTGACCAGATGTCAGAAACGCTTTCAGATGGTGGTCGTATTGAGATCAGAGGTTTTGGTAGCTTTTCATTGCATTACCGTGCTCCACGTGTGGGACGTAACCCAAAAACAGGTGAGTCAGTGTCTTTGCAAGGGAAACATGTTCCGCACTTCAAGCCAGGTAAAGAACTGCGTGAGCGCGTGGATGCGGGGAAGGATCAACCGATTAAACCATAA
- a CDS encoding ComEA family DNA-binding protein yields MKYFASLALSILLALAIAPASAEKSGSAESQQQIKVNINKADSSQLAATLKGVGVKKAQAIIDYREKFGPFKSVDELTAVKGIGAKTLEKNRSKISI; encoded by the coding sequence ATGAAATACTTTGCATCCCTTGCACTGTCGATACTATTAGCCTTAGCTATTGCTCCCGCTAGTGCCGAAAAATCAGGTTCGGCTGAATCACAGCAACAAATTAAAGTTAATATTAATAAAGCTGACTCAAGTCAGTTGGCTGCGACTTTAAAAGGTGTTGGAGTAAAAAAGGCTCAGGCAATCATTGATTATCGCGAAAAGTTTGGTCCTTTTAAGTCAGTGGACGAGCTGACGGCTGTAAAGGGGATCGGAGCTAAAACTTTAGAAAAGAATCGTTCTAAAATTTCTATTTAG
- the lapB gene encoding lipopolysaccharide assembly protein LapB, whose protein sequence is MEQWLLYGVLALLPLAAYSGYLVGRKQLKGKQGGSLSSNYIKGLNYLLNEQPDKAVDTFIDLLKVDTDTVETHLALGNLFRKRGEVDRAIRLHQNLIARPQLSSSDRNTALYQLGLDYNAVGMYDRSEKLFKELLEDPAHKNDSLVQLLNIHQLTRDWDDAAKIAETLQSSMGVEQSKPISHFYCELADQKRREGDNKAALSNLKKALNINPDSVRASLLQGRIHLRQNQYKQAIKAYQRILQQDIAFLPEALPDISQAYSEVKDYSGYKQFLDKSLEMGAGVSVLVELSKIIQKEKGDKAAAILIGEFLQERPSLKGLQRLIALHIEHAQDSAKPSLQLLDDIVEKLISRKPRYECENCGFHTKAIYWQCPSCKEWSSVKPIKGIEGE, encoded by the coding sequence ATGGAACAATGGCTACTATATGGGGTTTTAGCATTGTTACCCCTTGCCGCTTATTCTGGGTATCTGGTGGGACGTAAGCAGCTAAAAGGAAAGCAGGGTGGCAGTCTCTCCAGTAATTATATTAAAGGTCTCAATTATCTTCTTAATGAACAGCCTGACAAAGCTGTAGATACATTCATTGATCTTTTAAAGGTAGATACCGATACGGTCGAAACTCACTTGGCGTTGGGTAATCTGTTCCGGAAAAGGGGAGAAGTGGACAGGGCTATTCGTTTACATCAGAATCTGATTGCTCGACCTCAACTATCTTCATCTGATCGTAATACGGCACTATACCAGCTAGGTCTGGATTATAATGCTGTTGGTATGTATGACCGTTCTGAAAAGCTCTTTAAAGAGTTGCTGGAAGACCCTGCACACAAAAATGACTCCTTAGTTCAATTACTTAATATTCATCAGCTCACCAGGGACTGGGACGATGCAGCTAAAATTGCAGAAACTCTACAGTCAAGTATGGGGGTAGAGCAGAGTAAGCCAATATCTCATTTTTATTGTGAACTTGCTGATCAGAAAAGAAGAGAAGGTGATAATAAAGCTGCTTTATCCAATTTAAAGAAAGCACTGAATATTAATCCTGACTCTGTTCGTGCAAGCTTACTGCAGGGACGAATTCATCTACGTCAAAACCAATACAAGCAGGCGATCAAGGCTTACCAACGTATTTTGCAGCAGGATATCGCATTTTTACCAGAAGCCCTACCTGACATTTCCCAGGCCTACTCTGAAGTTAAAGACTATAGTGGTTATAAGCAGTTTCTAGATAAAAGTCTTGAAATGGGAGCCGGTGTATCTGTACTTGTAGAACTCTCTAAAATCATACAAAAAGAGAAAGGTGATAAGGCAGCAGCCATATTGATAGGTGAATTTCTTCAGGAAAGGCCGTCACTCAAGGGCTTGCAGCGGTTGATAGCCTTACACATTGAGCACGCTCAAGATTCGGCTAAACCTAGCCTTCAACTTCTGGATGATATTGTTGAAAAACTGATTTCGCGTAAGCCGCGATATGAGTGTGAAAACTGTGGGTTTCACACAAAAGCTATATACTGGCAGTGCCCAAGCTGCAAGGAATGGAGCTCTGTAAAGCCGATCAAGGGAATAGAAGGCGAGTAA
- the rrtA gene encoding rhombosortase, with product MPNFVKKYSIPLILSHICIALIFALPQSDLWMAYYRDNVNQGEVWRFFTPNLIHLGFNHLLLNLAGLWFTMFLFIKLLNQTDWLIWFVVLFIGNIVGLHLWVPELQHYVGMSGALYGLISAAAIAELRLGVKLSGVLLVIVGLKIFLPQIMGYEESYDHWLGGNVIEESHVIGFIQGLILGLVWPKNRLSKSASFSTKTQHPK from the coding sequence ATGCCAAATTTTGTAAAAAAGTATTCTATCCCATTGATTTTAAGTCATATTTGCATTGCTCTCATATTTGCATTGCCCCAATCTGATTTATGGATGGCTTACTACAGGGACAATGTAAACCAAGGTGAGGTATGGCGATTTTTTACCCCAAACCTAATCCACCTTGGGTTTAATCACCTTTTGCTTAATTTAGCTGGCTTATGGTTTACCATGTTTTTGTTTATCAAGCTTTTAAATCAGACGGACTGGCTAATCTGGTTCGTGGTTCTCTTTATAGGGAATATAGTAGGTCTGCACTTATGGGTACCCGAACTACAGCACTACGTTGGAATGTCAGGTGCTTTATATGGCTTAATCAGTGCGGCCGCCATAGCGGAGTTGCGTCTAGGGGTTAAACTTAGTGGTGTACTATTGGTTATTGTAGGCCTTAAAATTTTCCTTCCACAAATTATGGGCTACGAGGAAAGTTACGATCACTGGCTAGGTGGGAATGTTATAGAAGAATCACACGTCATAGGATTTATTCAAGGCCTTATATTAGGCTTAGTTTGGCCGAAAAACAGGCTTTCTAAATCTGCAAGTTTTTCGACCAAAACTCAACATCCTAAATAG
- the pyrF gene encoding orotidine-5'-phosphate decarboxylase: MSDPKILVALDYSDKEQALALVDKLDPSMCGLKVGKEMFTLFGPEFVKELVKRRYNVFLDLKYHDIPNTVAKACKAAAELGVWMINVHAAGGRVMMEKAREALNECEHRPLLIAVTMLTSMNEDVYSELGFKRSLEDQVNHMAKMAKDAGLDGVVCSSWEAEKIKQGCGEEFKLITPGIRPQGSDKGDQSRIMTPEKALQAGSDYLVIGRPITKAQDPYKALCDISDSIVSHLS, translated from the coding sequence ATGTCCGATCCGAAAATATTAGTAGCTCTAGATTACAGTGATAAAGAACAGGCCCTGGCGCTTGTTGATAAGCTTGATCCTTCCATGTGTGGATTAAAAGTTGGCAAAGAAATGTTCACCCTCTTTGGGCCAGAATTTGTCAAAGAGCTGGTAAAACGTCGCTATAACGTATTTCTTGACTTGAAGTATCACGATATCCCCAATACTGTTGCAAAAGCTTGTAAAGCAGCTGCAGAGCTTGGTGTTTGGATGATTAATGTTCATGCAGCAGGTGGTCGGGTAATGATGGAGAAAGCTCGTGAGGCGCTAAATGAGTGTGAACACAGACCTCTTCTTATCGCGGTAACCATGTTGACCAGTATGAATGAAGATGTTTACAGCGAACTGGGTTTTAAACGAAGTTTAGAAGATCAGGTAAACCATATGGCCAAAATGGCAAAAGATGCTGGATTGGATGGTGTAGTTTGTTCGTCATGGGAAGCAGAAAAGATAAAACAGGGTTGTGGTGAGGAATTTAAACTTATTACTCCTGGAATTCGACCTCAAGGCAGCGATAAAGGTGATCAGAGTCGGATAATGACCCCTGAGAAGGCGCTTCAAGCTGGCTCTGACTATCTCGTTATTGGTCGCCCAATTACCAAAGCTCAGGATCCCTATAAAGCTTTGTGCGATATCTCTGATTCTATTGTAAGTCACTTGTCTTAA
- the rpsA gene encoding 30S ribosomal protein S1, with product MSENFAELFEQSLQNVEMRPGAIITGTVVDIDNEVVVVNAGLKSEGVIPRTQFTDDKGELEVNVGDEVEVALDAVEDGFGETRLSRERAKRIAAWGVLEAAHEADETVTGVITGKVKGGFTVEVKSIRAFLPGSLVDVRPVRDTSHLEGVDLEFKVIKLDQKRNNVVVSRRAVIESENSAEREELLANLEEGVELKGIVKNLTDYGAFVDLGGVDGLLHITDMAWKRIKHPSEVVQVGDEIDVKVLKFDRERNRVSLGIKQLGSDPWVDINDRYPEGARLQGRVTNLTDYGCFVEIEDGVEGLVHVSEMDWTNKNIHPSKVVNLGDEVEVMVLDIDEERRRISLGIKQCVPNPWNEFAATHNKNDKVTGKIKSITDFGIFIGLEGGIDGLVHLSDISWTVPGEEAVRDYKKGDEVEAVVLSVDAERERISLGIKQVDSDPFAEYLSEHPKGSVVKGTITDVDAKGATVELAENIEGYVRASDISSERVEDASKHLSVGDAIEAKFVGVDKKNRNLTLSIKAKDAAEEAEAIKEFSNEKGSNSPATLGDLLKEQLGDEE from the coding sequence ATGAGCGAAAATTTCGCAGAACTATTTGAACAGAGCCTTCAGAACGTAGAAATGCGTCCAGGCGCTATCATCACTGGTACAGTGGTTGATATTGATAATGAAGTTGTTGTTGTTAACGCTGGTCTTAAGTCTGAAGGCGTTATCCCACGTACTCAGTTTACTGATGACAAGGGTGAGCTGGAAGTAAACGTTGGCGACGAAGTAGAAGTTGCACTAGACGCAGTAGAAGACGGTTTCGGTGAAACGCGTCTATCTCGTGAGCGTGCTAAACGTATTGCTGCTTGGGGCGTACTTGAAGCTGCGCACGAAGCAGACGAGACAGTTACTGGTGTTATCACAGGTAAAGTTAAGGGTGGCTTCACTGTTGAAGTTAAATCTATCCGCGCTTTCCTACCTGGTTCTTTGGTTGACGTTCGTCCGGTACGCGATACATCACACCTTGAAGGTGTTGATCTTGAGTTTAAAGTTATCAAACTTGACCAAAAACGTAACAACGTAGTGGTTTCACGTCGTGCTGTAATTGAATCTGAAAACAGCGCAGAGCGTGAAGAGCTTCTTGCTAACCTTGAGGAAGGTGTGGAGCTTAAAGGTATCGTTAAGAACCTTACTGATTACGGTGCATTCGTTGATTTGGGTGGTGTTGACGGCCTTCTACATATTACTGATATGGCGTGGAAGCGTATTAAGCACCCAAGTGAAGTTGTTCAGGTTGGCGACGAAATCGATGTTAAAGTATTGAAGTTCGATCGCGAGCGCAATCGTGTATCTCTAGGTATCAAGCAGCTTGGATCTGATCCTTGGGTTGATATCAATGACCGTTACCCAGAAGGCGCACGTCTACAAGGTCGCGTAACTAACCTAACTGATTATGGTTGTTTCGTTGAGATTGAAGATGGTGTTGAAGGTCTTGTACACGTTTCTGAAATGGATTGGACTAACAAAAACATCCACCCATCTAAAGTGGTTAACTTGGGTGACGAAGTTGAAGTTATGGTCCTTGATATTGACGAAGAGCGTCGCCGTATCTCACTAGGTATAAAGCAATGCGTACCTAACCCTTGGAACGAGTTCGCTGCAACTCACAACAAGAACGACAAAGTTACTGGTAAGATCAAGTCAATTACTGATTTCGGTATCTTCATCGGTCTTGAGGGTGGTATCGACGGTCTGGTTCACCTTTCTGATATCTCTTGGACTGTTCCTGGTGAAGAAGCTGTTCGTGATTACAAGAAAGGCGACGAAGTTGAAGCTGTTGTACTTTCAGTTGACGCTGAGCGTGAGCGTATCTCTTTAGGTATCAAGCAAGTAGATTCAGATCCATTTGCAGAGTACCTGAGCGAGCATCCTAAAGGTTCTGTGGTTAAAGGTACTATCACAGACGTTGACGCAAAAGGTGCAACTGTTGAACTTGCCGAGAACATTGAAGGCTATGTTCGTGCATCAGACATCAGCTCTGAGCGTGTTGAAGATGCAAGCAAGCATCTGAGTGTTGGTGACGCAATCGAAGCTAAATTCGTAGGCGTTGACAAGAAGAACCGCAATCTGACGTTGTCTATCAAAGCGAAAGACGCTGCAGAAGAAGCTGAAGCGATTAAAGAGTTCAGCAATGAGAAAGGTTCTAATTCTCCAGCAACTCTAGGTGATTTATTGAAAGAGCAGCTAGGTGACGAAGAGTAA
- the hisC gene encoding histidinol-phosphate transaminase — protein sequence MSCDFIKLANSGVQELHPYQPGKPISELERELGITNIVKLASNENPIGISAKAQAAMEKEFSELARYPDANGYYLKAKIAERVGVDINQITLGNGSNDVLELIARVFVAPEHEVIFSQHAFVVYPIVTQAIGAKKVVIPAKDWGHDLEATAEAITPNTRMIFIANPNNPTGTWVKSDELKAFMDKVPEDVLVILDEAYYEYVEDKDYPQTIPWIKEFPNLIVTRTFSKAYGLAGVRAGYAVANEEITGLINRPRQPFNMNSLALAAAEAVLDDHEYLQKALDVNKAGMQQLEDVFKELNYDYIPSVTNFITVDMGKPAGPIYQHMLEQGVIVRPVANYEMPNHLRVSIGLEEENAKFIKVLREMTK from the coding sequence ATGAGTTGTGATTTTATTAAATTAGCGAATAGTGGTGTTCAAGAACTACACCCCTATCAACCTGGCAAGCCTATTTCTGAGCTGGAAAGGGAGCTGGGTATTACCAATATCGTAAAGTTGGCAAGTAACGAAAACCCCATTGGGATCAGTGCTAAAGCACAGGCCGCAATGGAAAAAGAGTTTTCCGAATTAGCGCGTTATCCTGATGCTAACGGTTATTACCTTAAAGCTAAGATTGCTGAGCGCGTTGGTGTTGATATCAATCAAATTACCCTGGGTAACGGTTCAAACGATGTATTAGAGCTTATAGCCAGGGTTTTTGTCGCACCTGAGCATGAGGTGATATTTTCACAACATGCATTTGTCGTTTATCCGATTGTGACGCAAGCCATTGGTGCTAAGAAGGTTGTAATTCCAGCTAAAGACTGGGGTCACGATCTGGAAGCTACCGCTGAAGCTATAACACCAAATACGCGCATGATTTTCATAGCTAATCCAAATAATCCTACTGGTACATGGGTTAAGTCTGATGAGTTAAAAGCGTTTATGGACAAAGTGCCAGAAGATGTATTGGTCATTTTGGATGAAGCATATTACGAATACGTTGAAGATAAAGACTATCCGCAAACAATCCCCTGGATAAAAGAATTTCCTAATTTAATCGTCACCCGAACTTTCTCAAAAGCCTATGGTTTAGCTGGTGTACGTGCTGGTTATGCAGTTGCAAATGAAGAAATTACTGGCTTGATTAACCGTCCTCGTCAACCATTTAATATGAACTCCCTGGCTTTGGCTGCTGCAGAAGCTGTACTGGATGACCATGAATATCTGCAAAAAGCATTGGACGTAAATAAAGCTGGAATGCAACAGCTTGAAGACGTTTTCAAAGAGCTTAACTATGATTACATTCCATCGGTGACAAACTTTATTACGGTGGATATGGGTAAGCCTGCTGGTCCTATATATCAGCACATGCTGGAGCAAGGAGTCATTGTTAGACCAGTAGCCAACTACGAAATGCCGAATCACTTGCGGGTCAGTATTGGTCTTGAAGAAGAAAATGCTAAATTCATCAAAGTCTTGCGTGAGATGACAAAATAG
- a CDS encoding S9 family peptidase: protein MKYLLAFVSVILLLVGIYFIGNKVPQKQNNTASTNINMAKGPTPPIAKKEPHEISIHGDTRIDNYYWMRDDSRTDPEIIAHLTAENDYKEAMLAGTKELQQELYDEIVGRIEKDKSTVPYQLDNYYYYTRFEPAQEYPVYARKKDGLDNNEQILLNVNELAKGHDYFNVAATEVSPDHSLLAYSHDSVGRRIYTIRIKDIASEKLLEDTLKNTSGNLVWANDNKTIFYIKKDPQTLLGYQVYRHTLGTPQATDVLVYEETDSSFYTSLSKSLDGTLIKIGHYSTETKGQSLLDANQPNGKFEHFYPLQEGHEYTVSKSGQSYYILTNKDAKNFRLMKADESSRLNFNQWEEVIPHREDTQLTGVIAFKDFIAVTERQNGLIKIRVMGINNSSSRFVEFNDPAYSAGFGTNKNFSSKTLRYEYSSLTTPNSIYDFNMETGRNELLKQDKVLGEFNPADYNSERLFITARDNTKVPVSLVYKKQKFSRDGTNPLYQYGYGSYGATMDPRFRSNWLSLLDRGFVVAIAHVRGSQMLGRQWYEDGKMFHKINTFTDFIDVTDSLVDKKYAARDKVFIAGGSAGGLLMGAVINMAPEKYRGVAAHVPFVDVVTTMLDESIPLTTNEFDEWGNPKNEDSYEYMLSYSPYDNVKKQDYPNLLVTTGLHDSQVQYFEPMKWVAKLREYKTDNNMLLMHTNMEAGHGGASGRFERLKQTAMEYAFFLDILNSEK from the coding sequence ATGAAATACCTTCTGGCTTTTGTCAGTGTTATCCTTTTGTTAGTAGGCATATATTTTATAGGTAACAAGGTGCCCCAAAAGCAAAATAATACCGCTAGCACAAATATCAATATGGCAAAGGGTCCCACGCCACCGATTGCTAAGAAAGAGCCCCATGAAATAAGTATTCACGGTGATACGCGTATCGATAACTATTACTGGATGCGAGATGATAGCCGAACGGATCCGGAAATTATCGCCCACCTCACTGCAGAGAATGACTACAAAGAAGCTATGCTGGCCGGAACCAAGGAATTACAGCAGGAGTTATATGACGAAATAGTAGGCCGTATAGAAAAAGATAAATCCACTGTCCCTTACCAGCTGGATAACTACTATTACTACACTCGTTTCGAGCCAGCTCAGGAATATCCAGTCTATGCCAGGAAAAAGGATGGCTTAGATAATAACGAGCAAATCCTTTTAAATGTTAACGAGCTGGCCAAAGGTCATGACTATTTTAACGTTGCCGCAACGGAAGTTAGTCCGGATCATAGTTTACTGGCATATAGTCATGATTCGGTAGGTAGGAGGATTTACACCATCCGGATAAAGGATATAGCTTCAGAAAAACTCCTTGAGGATACTTTAAAAAATACTAGTGGGAACTTGGTCTGGGCTAATGACAACAAAACTATATTTTACATAAAAAAAGATCCTCAAACCCTTCTTGGCTATCAAGTTTACCGCCACACATTGGGCACTCCACAAGCGACAGATGTGCTGGTTTACGAAGAAACCGATAGTAGCTTTTATACCAGTTTATCAAAGTCGCTCGATGGTACATTGATTAAAATCGGTCACTACAGTACCGAAACAAAAGGCCAAAGCCTTCTTGACGCAAACCAGCCAAATGGAAAGTTTGAACATTTTTACCCACTTCAGGAGGGCCATGAATATACGGTATCGAAGAGTGGTCAGTCATACTATATTCTGACTAACAAAGACGCTAAAAACTTCCGATTGATGAAGGCTGACGAAAGTAGCCGTCTCAACTTTAATCAGTGGGAAGAAGTTATCCCCCATCGTGAGGACACACAGTTAACCGGCGTTATAGCATTTAAAGACTTTATTGCCGTAACCGAACGTCAAAACGGCCTGATAAAAATACGGGTAATGGGAATCAATAATTCAAGCTCGCGCTTCGTTGAGTTTAATGATCCAGCGTATTCAGCTGGATTTGGCACAAATAAAAATTTTTCCAGCAAAACCTTACGCTATGAATATTCAAGTTTAACCACTCCTAACTCTATTTATGACTTTAATATGGAGACAGGCAGAAACGAATTATTAAAGCAGGACAAGGTACTTGGCGAATTTAATCCTGCAGATTACAACAGTGAACGTCTATTTATAACCGCACGTGACAACACTAAAGTTCCTGTATCACTGGTCTATAAAAAACAAAAATTTAGTCGCGATGGCACAAACCCGCTTTATCAATATGGTTATGGCTCCTATGGTGCAACCATGGATCCAAGGTTTCGATCTAACTGGCTGTCACTACTTGATCGAGGTTTTGTAGTAGCCATAGCTCATGTTCGGGGCAGCCAGATGCTTGGCAGGCAATGGTATGAAGATGGCAAAATGTTTCATAAAATCAATACATTTACAGACTTTATTGATGTTACAGACAGCTTGGTTGATAAAAAGTACGCAGCGAGGGATAAAGTATTTATTGCGGGTGGCAGCGCAGGTGGCCTGCTGATGGGTGCTGTTATTAATATGGCTCCTGAGAAATATCGTGGTGTTGCAGCGCACGTACCTTTTGTTGACGTCGTAACCACAATGCTCGACGAAAGTATTCCCTTAACTACGAACGAATTTGATGAATGGGGCAACCCCAAGAACGAAGACTCTTATGAATATATGTTGTCCTACTCCCCTTATGATAATGTCAAAAAACAAGATTATCCTAATCTATTAGTTACTACTGGCTTGCATGACTCTCAAGTACAATACTTCGAACCAATGAAGTGGGTCGCAAAGCTCCGTGAGTATAAAACTGACAATAACATGCTACTAATGCATACCAACATGGAAGCTGGTCACGGTGGCGCTTCTGGTCGTTTTGAACGTCTCAAGCAAACAGCCATGGAATACGCGTTCTTTTTAGATATCCTTAACTCGGAGAAATGA